A stretch of the Theileria equi strain WA chromosome 1, complete sequence genome encodes the following:
- a CDS encoding uncharacterized protein (encoded by transcript BEWA_026840A) produces MKVLAVLWAVCLVGLCHSGNDGKVDASTFNVQEAETPRKESQEPKEHTPVHDCKSKVDESLFDALESVADGVKVLRLLAKEGVTANKLTFGEEVVWPGKKDATCLLATIYLDNGHPRLAVLTTRNSKHKQRKVYRYHDGTQWKGYKERGHDARLKKLKEGCNSTIPQRIAPCKLDILNPDQTKVHVGDLPYKEEHELTLKKYSPDTGRHVRSIVDAGAIVWEADEYQKCIDVKSYTRGDSILLAIKVEDLDDLEHKYFEKLNGAWNEVDEDGFNDKVNIVMGGLMEYSGNEVHSETLHPVGVSTDDHVDVPPQGSTLPPQEVTTPSIQHVEPKVPIEPTTEPKVSTSEKSNEVEDSGETPVEEVQPEVAPAESPEDDEPGKESESDDMGESPVVESESKLVAVKESEPVTKEPNSTESSPSLGDSETSQEGNGGDTDEETQEPEAPMEDEQDDEEEEDATADGQGNERTYTEEEIAEFKKHLIKLASKVDKNIFKVDGIKEDNLFALQLTPKDAKPVTHVTYGEKEIWSGSTLFNKSNLVEAIIYFYKDIPALVTIKALKGNNEFMVYKFSDSEGFWYDSEEKQFNKFLEDTKKQVETIKAKEAEKAAQEESTSQDASSSDSQPSGEQEDVSQQISPEATGQESAEPAEPEQLLNPFLSKVDASLFHVEEDEEDGVKVLKLTAKKGAEATKLVYNGKEIWSGSAFIGTTSNLVEALIYFYKEVPALVTIQTIKGGNRSVIYKFSDTEGFWRDSNEEGFKKMLGDTKKQVEKLKAREAETPKENGSESSEPKDTPEVTTIQPEVQRNVGISSDNSIPSRHNATSNPKDGIKPPATTLANFNTFGRFGSMYNITSEISSKQDLLDVFGEALKFLKDKNPLSSEVDKNEAPPKVSTSSSLDKEDSMRNTRLTPSKPLDPPGPLVLDLSVESADDKVTLYKNDNGELKYRAFTSENGNYFEKILHYGVVIWEAEPGQRGTFASYHSKEDAMLVRMYVQTDGHVERKYFEKTAYGWASIEKEDYEKKLKDLRSGVTNQSSLQGSATLRTDNPTVVPSSDEFSEAQMVKQGGTTPITLDLASPNESEIGILGSDTNEVSTKTYSPKKNVKITSVVDGGLPIWKASGNETFSSAKLSSRDGYSLLLIYLKDTGNSFGKHFEKNADGWTPIDEKAYKGKLQDLKNGVTNRVFMNLFYLIISLSQLIPILRVESPITYFAPLILVLTVSILKEASDDYKRFLRDREANSQKYEILSKDGLIEVNAENIQLGSIIKLRKDQRVPADLILLRTSEANGSSFIRTDQLDGETDWKLKRAICTTQSLKSSSSMLDLQAVCCVEPPRQDIYSFNGQMTFYFPNEPQNKEVDEKSDAEKLLLSKRTETEFAQHADGVDVVKMCERLEERKSVDYSTENYKVLVEPVSVDNAIWMNTIVASGTIYGLVIYIGKEVRACLNAKRARYKMGCFDKEVNLMTKVLFAILVALSFAMVIPNGFVGQWYIWVIKFLLLFSTIIPISLRINLDLAKFVYSRTIAMDSEIPGTVPRTTLIPEELGRISYLLTDKTGTLTQNIINLERIHIARALFQVDDLPLIHKYVNNYFANYSLSNMDEALQAPEYEGATQVRSRRKSAIHSPSVKVSQTNEIETKLCLALLSLAICHNVTPTSDENDKLGYQASSPDEIALVSFASMCNIQLKERDETNIVLQINGNLLLRYKILMMFPFSSETKRMGIIISDEDANMKFFFCKGAESVMIPFLQPRGSVWLGEECDNMARMGLRTLVFGYKILSENDYNTFQSRYEDARLSIKDRQERIRKAISTLEHDLILIALTGVRDKLQPHVRSTLEALRNAGIRIWMLTGDKVDTARCIAISAGIKDKTHSVFLITSEMYTTVEEIRNQLQIFSMGPTSTLLIVDTGVISTSIREFPNFFIQVASMAHAVLCCRCTPFIKAELVRLLKLSGKRTCAIGDGDNDVPMIMEADVGIGIVGKEGLQASLSADYSITQFSYIKRIVLWHGRNSYKRSAALTHFIIHRGMILTVMQAIFSAMYFYMPLAFFQGWLQIGFSSYYTMVPIFCLILDQEIEESDVFLFPELYQTLRTGRVMSVKTFLIWVWISVFQGGVLMLGAIILFENSLLSLVAIACTSLFVLELLNLASELHTWHPLTVVSMISTAIVYFYSILILRNYFDFVFIATTSFVWKVIVITLAGWLPVYIFKSIQTALQPPQYTKLAI; encoded by the exons ATGAAGGTTCTTGCAGTACTATGGGCGGTGTGCCTAGTAGGACTCTGCCACAGTGGAAATGATGGCAAGGTGGATGCCTCCACATTCAATGTACAAGAAGCCGAAACTCCTAGGAAAGAATCCCAAGAGCCAAAAGAACATACTCCTGTGCATGATTGCAAATCCAAGGTTGACGAGTCTCTCTTTGACGCCTTGGAGTCTGTTGCAGACGGTGTAAAGGTTCTGAGGCTCCTAGCAAAGGAAGGTGTTACTGCAAACAAGCTCACATTTGGAGAGGAAGTGGTATGGCCGGGGAAGAAGGATGCGACGTGCCTCCTTGCCACCATCTACCTTGACAATGGACATCCCAGGTTGGCAGTACTTACTACCAGGAATTCTAAGCATAAGCAGAGAAAGGTatatagataccatgatggaACGCAGTGGAAGGGTTACAAAGAGAGGGGTCATGATGCTAGGCTCAAGAAACTAAAGGAGGGTTGTAACTCTACTATACCTCAACGCATTGCTCCCTGCAAacttgatattttaaaccCTGACCAGACCAAGGTACATGTAGGTGACCTGCCTTATAAGGAAGAACATGAACTAACTCTCAAGAAATATTCTCCAGATACCGGTCGTCATGTGAGATCTATTGTGGATGCTGGAGCGATTGTTTGGGAAGCTGACGAGTATCAAAAGTGTATAGACGTAAAGTCTTACACAAGGGGAGACTCCATACTACTTGCAATCAAGGTGGAGGATTTGGATGATTTGGAGCAtaagtattttgagaagCTAAATGGAGCATGGAATGAAGTCGACGAAGATGGATTTAATGACAAGGTTAATATAGTAATGGGAGGGTTAATGGAATATAGTGGAAATGAGGTACATTCTGAAACATTACATCCTGTTGGGGTATCTACAGATGACCATGTAGATGTCCCACCTCAAGGGTCTACTCTCCCTCCCCAAGAAGTAACTACTCCATCAATTCAACATGTAGAGCCTAAGGTTCCAATAGAGCCTACTACTGAACCAAAAGTATCTACCTCTGAAAAATCAAATGAGGTAGAAGACTCTGGAGAGACTCCTGTAGAAGAAGTACAGCCAGAAGTTGCTCCTgcagaatctccagaggatgatgaaccTGGGAAGGAATcagaatctgatgatatGGGAGAGTCTCCTGTTGTAGAGTCAGAGTCAAAGCTGGTAGCTGTAAAAGAGTCTGAGCCAGTCACAAAAGAGCCAAATTCTACTGAATCATCACCTTCACTGGGAGATAGTGAGACCtctcaagaaggaaatgGTGGAGATACTGATGAGGAAACTCAAGAGCCAGAGGCTCCAATGGAGGATGAACAGgatgatgaggaagaggaggaCGCTACTGCTGATGGACAAGGTAATGAGCGGACGTATACAGAAGAGGAGATAGCTGAATTCAAGAAACATTTGATTAAGCTTGCCTCGAAAGTCGATAAGAACATATTCAAGGTAGATGGTATAAAGGAAGATAACCTCTTTGCTCTTCAACTTACTCCTAAAGATGCTAAACCAGTAACTCATGTTACATATGGTGAAAAGGAAATATGGTCCGGCAGCACGCTCTTTAATAAATCAAATTTAGTGGAGGCtataatatatttttataagGACATTCCAGCATTGGTTACCATCAAGGCACTAAAAGGAAATAATGAatttatggtatataaaTTCAGTGACTCTGAAGGGTTTTGGTATGATTCCGAAGAGAAGCAATTCAACAAGTTCTTGGAGGATACTAAAAAACAGGTAGAGACGATTAAAGCTAAAGAAGCTGAGAAAGCTGCTCAAGAGGAGTCTACTAGCCAGGATGCATCCAGTTCAGATTCTCAACCTTCAGGTGAACAAGAGGATGTTAGTCAACAAATTTCCCCTGAAGCTACTGGACAAGAATCTGCAGAACCTGCTGAACCTGAACAACTTCTAAACCCCTTcctttccaaagtagaTGCATCCCTCTTTCAtgtagaagaagatgaggaagatggcGTCAAGGTTCTTAAACTCACAGCCAAGAAGGGCGCTGAGGCTACCAAGCTAGTGTACAATGGAAAGGAGATCTGGTCCGGTAGTGCGTTCATTGGTACAACATCAAACTTGGTGGAGGCTCTGATATACTTTTACAAGGAAGTCCCAGCATTGGTTACTATCCAGACCATTAAAGGAGGTAATAGGTCCgttatttacaaattcagTGATACTGAGGGTTTTTGGCGCGACTCTAACGAAGAGGGATTCAAAAAGATGTTGGGGGATACTAAAAAACAAGTAGAGAAACTCAAAGCTAGAGAAGCGGAGACTCCTAAAGAGAATGGCTCAGAGTCCAGTGAACCTAAGGATACACCTGAAGTTACTACTATTCAACCTGAGGTACAACGTAATGTTGGCATTTCATCTGATAATTCTATTCCAAGTAGACATAATGCCACCTCCAACCCTAAGGACGGAATTAAACCACCGGCGACTACATTGGCAAATTTTAATACGtttggaagatttggaTCTATGTATAATATTACCAGTGAAATATCCTCCAAACAAGACCTACTAGACGTTTTCGGGGAggcattaaaatttttgaaggataaaaatccactatCTTCAGAGGTTGATAAAAACGAAGCCCCTCCTAAAGTGTCCACTAGCTCTTCCTtggataaagaagataGTATGAGAAACACTCGGCTAACTCCATCAAAACCTCTCGATCCACCGGGTCCACTAGTCCTTGACCTTTCAGTGGAGTCTGCTGATGATAAGGTTACCCTCTACAAGAATGATAATGGTGAACTAAAGTACAGAGCATTTACATCAGAAAATGGAAActactttgaaaagattttaCATTATGGAGTTGTAATTTGGGAAGCTGAACCTGGTCAACGCGGAACGTTTGCGTCTTATCATTCTAAGGAAGATGCTATGCTTGTTCGTATGTATGTTCAAACAGATGGACACGTTGAAAggaagtactttgagaaaaCTGCTTATGGGTGGGCATCTATTGAGAAGGAGGATTATGAAAAGAAACTAAAGGATCTCAGGAGTGGTGTGACTAATCAGTCTTCCTTACAAGGCTCTGCTACTCTTCGGActgataatcctactgTAGTACCTTCCAGTGATGAGTTTTCAGAAGCTCAAATGGTTAAACAAGGTGGTACTACTCCTATCACCCTTGATCTTGCAAGCCCTAACGAATCAGAGATAGGGATTTTGGGATCTGACACTAATGAAGTCTCTACCAAGACAtattctccaaagaagaatgtTAAGATTACTTCTGTTGTTGACGGTGGACTGCCCATATGGAAGGCTTCTGGAAACGAAACCTTTTCCTCCGCAAAATTATCATCCAGGGATGGATACTCATTGCTTCTCATTTATCTCAAAGATACTGGAAATAGTTTTGGTAagcattttgaaaagaatgctGATGGATGGACACCTATTGATGAGAAAGCATATAAGGGTAAGCTACAGGACCTTAAGAATGGTGTGACTAATCG GGTGTTTATGAATCTCTTCTACCTCATTATATCCTTGTCTCAACTCATACCAATTCTTCGTGTGGAATCTCCGATAACCTACTTTGCACCGCTTATTCTTGTCCTTACGGTTTCTATTTTAAAGGAGGCAAGTGATGACTATAAGCGTTTTCTGCGCGATCGTGAGGCTAATTCGCAAAAGTATGAAATTCTAAGCAAAGACGGTTTAATCGAGGTGAACGCAGAGAATATACAATTGGGTTCTATTATAAAGCTCAGAAAAGACCAAAGGGTCCCCGCAGATTTAATATTATTGAGGACTTCAGAGGCAAACGGATCTAGTTTTATCCGTACAGATCAGCTAGATGGTGAAACTGACTGGAAGCTAAAAAGGGCAATATGCACAACTCAGTCCCTGAAAAGTTCTTCGTCAATGTTAGATTTACAAGCTGTTTGCTGCGTAGAACCTCCAAGACAAGATATATATTCTTTTAATGGGCAAATGACCTTTTATTTCCCGAATGAACCTCAAAATAAAGAGGTTGATGAGAAATCTGATGCAGAAAAACTCTTGCTCAGCAAAAGGACGGAAACAGAATTTGCACAGCATGCAGATGGTGTGGACgttgtaaaaatgtgtGAACGCTTGGAGGAAAGGAAAAGCGTGGATTACTCAACTGAAAACTATAAGGTTTTAGTTGAGCCTGTTTCTGTTGATAATGCtatatggatgaatacCATCGTTGCATCTGGTACTATTTATGGCTTGGTTATCTACATAGGGAAGGAAGTTAGAGCTTGTTTAAATGCGAAAAGAGCTAGATATAAAATGGGATGTTTTGATAAGGAAGTTAATTTAATGacaaaagttttatttGCTATTTTGGTGGCACTTTCATTTGCTATGGTCATACCCAATGGATTTGTTGGCCAATGGTACATTTGGGTTATCAAGTTTTTACTTTTGTTTTCCACTATCATTCCCATATCTTTGCGtataaatttggatttGGCAAAATTCGTTTACTCCCGTACTATTGCAATGGATAGCGAGATACCTGGAACTGTTCCACGTACTACATTGATACCTGAAGAATTGGGTAGAATAAGTTATTTGTTGACGGATAAAACTGGGACATTGacacaaaatataattaATTTGGAAAGGATCCATATTGCGCGTGCATTGTTTCAGGTGGATGATTTGCCTCTAATTCACAAATATGTGAACAATtattttgcaaattatTCACTTTCAAACATGGATGAGGCTCTACAGGCACCTGAATATGAAGGTGCTACGCAAGTAAGGAGCAGAAGAAAATCAGCAATTCATTCTCCTAGTGTAAAAGTCAGCCAGACGAATGAGATTGAGACAAAACTCTGTTTGGCATTACTATCGTTGGCAATTTGTCACAATGTCACACCGACATCAGATGAAAATGACAAACTTGGATACCAGGCGTCTTCTCCAGATGAAATTGCATTGGTCTCATTTGCAAGCATGTGCAACATACAGCTCAAGGAAAGAGATGAAACTAATATTGTCCTGCAAATCAATGGGAATCTGCTCCTTAGATATAAAATTCTAATGATGTTTCCCTTTAGTTCTGAAACGAAGCGTATGGGAATCATTATATCGGATGAGGATGCAAATATGAAGTTCTTTTTTTGCAAGGGAGCAGAGTCTGTGATGATTCCATTTCTTCAGCCAAGAGGGTCTGTATGGCTCGGTGAGGAATGTGATAATATGGCTAGAATGGGTCTTCGTACATTGGTTTTCGGTTACAAGATTTTGTCGGAAAATGATTACAACACATTCCAATCCAGATATGAAGATGCTAGATTGAGTATCAAGGATCGTCAGGAAAGAATTCGCAAGGCCATCTCTACACTTGAACATGACCTGATACTCATTGCACTAACTGGTGTTAGAGATAAGCTACAGCCACATGTTAGGAGTACATTGGAGGCACTTCGTAATGCTGGAATCAGGATATGGATGTTGACTGGAGATAAGGTTGACACTGCACGTTGTATTGCTATATCTGCTGGAATTAAGGACAAAACACATTCTGTGTTTTTGATTACTAGTGAAATGTACACTACGGTTGAGGAGATTAGAAACCAActtcaaatattttcaatGGGACCTACTTCTACCCTTTTAATTGTAGATACAGGTGTAATTTCTACTAGTATTAGGGAATTCCCCAACTTTTTCATCCAAGTTGCGAGCATGGCCCATGCAGTGCTTTGCTGTCGTTGCACTCCATTCATCAAGGCTGAACTTGTACGACTCTTGAAACTAAGTGGAAAGAGGACTTGTGCAATTGGAGATGGAGACAATGATGTACCAATGATTATGGAGGCTGATGTTGGTATAGGTATAGTTGGAAAGGAGGGACTCCAAGCGAGTCTCAGTGCGGATTACTCGATTACTCAATTTTCGTATATTAAACGTATAGTATTGTGGCATGGTAGGAATAGCTACAAGAGATCTGCCGCGCTTACTCATTTCATCATACACAGAGGAATGATTCTGACTGTAATGCAAGCGATTTTCTCAGCAATGTATTTCTACATGCCCCTTGCATTCTTTCAGGGTTGGTTACAGATTGGGTTTTCCTCCTATTATACTATGGTACCGATCTTTTGTCTAATTCTAGATCAGGAGATTGAGGAATCTGATGTCTTTTTATTTCCAGAACTCTATCAGACACTGCGTACGGGACGTGTAATGTCGGTGAAGACGTTTTTAATTTGGGTATGGATTTCGGTGTTTCAAGGAGGGGTATTGATGCTTGGTGCCATTATACTTTTTGAAAACTCACTCTTGTCACTGGTGGCTATCGCATGTACATCACTATTTGTATTGGAATTGCTAAATTTAGCGAGTGAATTGCACACATGGCACCCACTCACTGTGGTTAGTATGATTTCCACAGCCATTGTATATTTCTACTCTATCCTCATTTTGAGGAACTACTTTGATTTCGTTTTTATTGCCACCACATCGTTTGTATGGAAGGTTATTGTGATCACACTCGCAGGGTGGCTCCCTGTATACATTTTCAAGAGTATACAAACAGCACTCCAGCCACCACAATACACTAAACTAGCCATTTAA
- a CDS encoding equi merozoite antigen 1 (encoded by transcript BEWA_026850A), which translates to MISKSFAFVFASIAISSILAEEEKPKASGAVVDFQLESIDHVTIDKQSEEHIVYTAHEGYAVEKVKEGDSVIKTFDLKEQTPKTVVRHIKDNKPYVVIAVESALHLVLKKDGDKWVELEVAEFYQEVLFKGFEAVSVDLAAAVSDKFTETTFGSGKKHTFKAPGKRVLKVVDGKTELIDGDNEVVLDLELFVSSDNKVARVVYLYKGDGRIKEIFLKLVEKAWKRVEVKDAAETLHGINSTFPADYKVVYDGFSVYGALLAVAAIAFSTLFY; encoded by the coding sequence ATGATTTCCAAATCCTTTGCTTTTGTTTTCGCATCCATTGCCATTTCGAGCATCCTCGCCGAGGAGGAGAAACCCAAGGCCTCTGGAGCTGTCGTCGACTTCCAGTTGGAGTCCATTGACCACGTCACCATCGACAAGCAGTCCGAGGAGCACATCGTCTACACTGCTCATGAGGGCTATGCAGTTGAGAAGGTCAAGGAAGGCGACTCCGTCATCAAGACCTTTGACTTGAAGGAACAAACCCCAAAGACTGTCGTCAGGCACATCAAGGACAACAAGCCATACGTCGTCATCGCCGTTGAGTCCGCCCTTCACCTCGTTCTCAAGAAGGACGGTGATAAGTGGGTCGAGCTCGAGGTCGCCGAGTTCTACCAGGAGGTCTTGTTCAAGGGCTTCGAGGCCGTCTCCGTTGACTTGGCCGCTGCAGTCTCCGACAAGTTCACCGAGACCACCTTTGGCTCCGGCAAGAAGCACACCTTCAAGGCTCCAGGCAAGCGCGTCCTCAAGGTCGTCGATGGCAAGACTGAGTTGATTGATGGTGACAACGAAGTTGTTCTCGACCTTGAGCTCTTTGTTTCCAGTGACAACAAGGTTGCCAGAGTTGTTTACCTCTACAAGGGCGATGGCAGAATCAAGGAAATCTTCTTGAAACTCGTTGAAAAGGCCTGGAAGAGAGTTGAGGTCAAGGATGCCGCCGAGACTTTGCATGGCATCAACAGCACCTTCCCCGCTGACTACAAGGTCGTATACGATGGCTTCTCCGTCTATGGCGCACTCTTGGCTGTCGCCGCCATTGCATTTTCTACTCTATTTTACTAA